The nucleotide window ATCCTTCTTCAAATAGATCTAAAGGATAAGCAACAAAGCAAAAATACTGATTATCTTCGTTGGGTACGGGTTCGATGTCATAGCAACGACCTTTATAACGATCTAAGTCAGTTAACCCGTCTGTCCAAACGGTTGTCCAAGTTCCTGTAGAAGATTCAGCCGCTACTGCTGCTCCTGCTTCTTCAGGAGGAACACCAGGCTGAGGTGTTACCCGGAAGCAGGCGAGAAGGTCGGTATCTTTGGGGGTATAGTCGGGGGTGTAGTAGGTTAGGCGGTAGTCCTTAACTCCAGCCTGAAACCCTGCTTTGGCTTTGGATTGCACCATCTGGTCATTCCTCCATAAACTGTATATTTACTGCTCACGATGTAAGCTTGAGGGCGATAACCCTCGGATTCTTTCTCTGCTAGAAGCTTATTTAATAATTATCTGCCTCTAGATCAATCAGAAGCTGATCGTCTATCTTATGACTATCTGTTTTTCGAGTTTTCATCCTAACATAAATCTTATATTATTCCATTACATTTTTTTTCTTTTTTTTCTCTATCTTGAGATTTATTTTTTTAGTGGGTTCTATTAATTTTTCTAATAAGTATTTATTCGATATTTTCTCACAGCAAAATATGAACAAGACCCCCTAAAGTCTTGCTCAATTTTATAAATTTATTTTGAGCAAAAGCATACTCAGCTTTACATCTGAGGCATTTTATGTATTTAAAATTATTCTCTTGCTAAAGCTTAGTCAAATTATGATTTTCCTAAGTTTAATTACTCAATTAATTGGAAAAATTCCTCCCTGATTGTTGATATTTTGTTTCGAGGTACTGACAAATTATCTCTCGAACTTTTTAACCGAGTTCATCAAATTTAATCTGTTAAAAAATTCTCACCCCTCACTTCAATTATTGTGAGTTTCCCTCTAAATCATGAGATTGATTTTTTTGCTCAAGATTTTGGAAAAAGCGACGATCGGGAAACAGGGTTAACAATAGTTGATTGATATAAATTTGACCGACAACCGGAGCTTGTTTTGACGGTTCTTCGGAGTCCATTACATTAGATTGAGGACTGACCTCAACTTCTGTGTCTGTTACCGGTTCGGGTTGTGTCCCATTAGAATTACTCTTGACACTGTCAGACGTTGACGCAGTTTGAGAGTAATCGATTGACGGTTCTGTAGTCCAGGGATCTAATTCAGGTTCTTTAAGTTCGGGTTGAAATTCGGAAGGGTCTGTCAATGGTGATTGATCGCGTTGGGGGGGTAAATCTTCTAATCTGTTCTCTTGGGAGTTAGATACAGAAGAGTTTGCTTGAGGGGGGATTCCATTTCCGTTAACGGGGTTAATCTGACGAGACGAATCTCCTATGAGTGACCCGGCAGAAATAATGACCATCGGCTCAACCGACCTATTATAAATCGTTGTCAAAGAGCCAATACAAGCATTTTTGCCTATTTTTCCCGCCCCAATCATTAAAACTCCTGACCCCAAAACAGCACCGGTTTCAATTTCGATCGCCCCTTGGCAAGCGTTTA belongs to Gloeothece citriformis PCC 7424 and includes:
- a CDS encoding carbon dioxide concentrating mechanism protein yields the protein MHLPPVQPVSLSEIYVSGDVIIHDSAVVAPGTILQAAPNSRIIIGPGACIGMGVILNACQGAIEIETGAVLGSGVLMIGAGKIGKNACIGSLTTIYNRSVEPMVIISAGSLIGDSSRQINPVNGNGIPPQANSSVSNSQENRLEDLPPQRDQSPLTDPSEFQPELKEPELDPWTTEPSIDYSQTASTSDSVKSNSNGTQPEPVTDTEVEVSPQSNVMDSEEPSKQAPVVGQIYINQLLLTLFPDRRFFQNLEQKNQSHDLEGNSQ